The region TTGAGAAGGAAATCACCCCTGACCAGGCTCGCGCCGTCCTGGAGGCCGCGCCGGGCGTCTCCGTCGTCGACGTACCGACCCCTCTCGCCGCCGCCGGCAAGGACGATTCCCTCGTCGGTCGCATCCGCCAGGACCAGGCCGTCGACGGCAACCGCGGCCTCGTGTTCGTCGTCTCCGGCGACAACCTGCGCAAGGGCGCCGCACTGAACACGATTCAGATCGCGGAGCTGCTTGTGAAGTAGCTTTTCTGGCTTCTTGAGGGCGCTTGAGGGCGCTTGAGGCGGTCCCCTGGGGTTTGCTCCCTGGCGGGGCCGCTTTTCTGCTGGGGCAGGCCGGTCCGCGACCAGGGAAATGCCCCAATACTTTCCTGGATCCAGGGTTTGAGGTGTGGTTGCTAGGTAGCAGTGCCAATGGACGCACTGGAAAACACCTAGCACATTGCTGACCTGCAGTGTTGAATGGCTGCACCAAAACCGGTTGCGTCCTTTGGCACTGGCCTCTCTGGGTGCACACCAAATTCGCCCATGCAGAATCAACGACCTGGGGAAACGCTCAGGGCTGCTCCTGAAAGCGGGAATTTGGTGTCGGACCGGGTGGTGGGGACACCACATTCCATCAAGTACTGCCTACGACCTGGGGAAACGTTCCGACTCCTCTCCGGAAAAACAGGAATTTGGTGCGCTCACCCTTGTATGAGCCAAAGAAAAAGTGCCAAAGCACGCATCTTGCGTCCCTTGGCACTTGGCTGGGCAGGATTATTTAGCCTGGCTCTCAGCCTCTTCCGTCTCGAGGACTTCTTCCGCTTCGAGGGCCTGCTCGGCCTCTTCGATCATGGCTTCCTTGAAGTCCTTATTTTCCATGACGGACTTCTCGGTAATCTTGTCCAGCTCGCGCTGGTCGCGGCGGGTGAACTTCACGCGCGGATCGAGTTTGTCCTTCATGAGCTCGAGGGCGCGGCGTCGCAGGCTGCCTTCGTGGCGCAGGGTTTCCGAGCCGCGGATGCGGGCTGATGTGACCACGACGATGAGTACGAGGCCCAGGTAGCCCAGGATCGGGTAGACGAACGAGATCAAGTCCTTGAAGCCGACGAAGGACAGGACGAACCCGATCAGGCACGCGGAGATGTAGATGACGCGGAACTTCTGCTGGCGACCGCGTGCCAGGCGCTTGCCCAGGGCGTAAAACATGCCCAGTGAGGTGGCGAAAATCATGCCGAAGATCACGAACGTCATGATGAGGCCGAGTGTTGGGTTGATGTTGTTGATGAGGGTGAGCATCGGCATGTCGTGGCCGTTGACGTCGCTGATGCTGACCATGAGGCCCATGCCGAGCAGGAGCAGCATCGCGAGGTAGGCAATACCGCCGAAGAGGCCGCCGAGGCCGGTTTCGCGCGGGTCGAGGTAGTTGCCGCCGATGACGACCGCCATGGACACAACGCAGATGAAGTTCAGGCCGGTGTAGTTCAGTGCGGCGATCCACCAGTTTGGCAGCTCGGTTGCGACGTCCTGGGCTGCGATGTTGATGCTATCCCAGTCTGGCTGCGCGTTGACGATGGTCCAGGTGCAGCCGCCGATCACGAAGATCAGGAGGAATGGGGTGAGGATGCCGATCGCGCCGGTCACCTTATTGACGTCCAGCATGCCAACACCGAGCACCATTGCCAGCATGATGACGGCGCCGATCCAGACCGGGATGCCGAACTGCTGGTTCAGGTTCGCGCCCGCACCTGCGAACATGATGAACCCGATGGAGAACAGCGTGATGATGGTCGAGATGTCGAGCACCCAGCCCATGACCTTGCCCGTGATGTTGCCGAGCACTTCCATGTGTTCAGTCGCCTGGAAGTAGGAGCCAAGCTGGAGGATGGAGATACCGCCGACCAGCATCAGGGCCGAGCTCAAGAGTGCTCCCCAAATGCCTTGCGTGCCGAAGGCTACAAAGTACTGCATCGCTTCCTGCCCGGACGCAAACCCGGCGCCGACAACGATGCCGATGAAGGCAAAGGAGATCGCTATTGCGTTTCGAATCATAAAAGGCAGTGTAGTTGATGGGTTGGGCCTGGTCGGTGAATTCGGAACCTTTTTGGTTTGGTTCCAGGTGGATCATTCGTCCGTGTTGGCGCGCTGCGCTGCGTCCCTTTTGCGTTTGAATGCGAAGACGTCGTCGGCGTAGAGGCGCCGGTGCGCCCCGACTTTGTGGCCGGCTAATTGGCCGGTGTCGATCAGCTTCACGACGTGAGGTCTGGACACGTGGAGGAGGTCCGCCGCCTGCTGGGTGGTGAGCTCTTTTTGTACCGGAACAATTTCAACCGGCCTGCCCTCCGCCTCGTTGGCGAGCACTTCGCGTAGTGCAGAGGCAGCGGATCGTGGAATGCGTATCGGCTGCTGGGACCCATCGACGACAATGTCGACGCTGCTCGAGTGGGGTTGTGAAAGCGCGATGTCAAGGTCTTCGAGGGCCTGCTGTGCAATAAACGAAAAATGGGATTATGAACTAGGTCTGTTCAGTGAGTCGCATGATGTCTTTTCGGGCGCGGGCGACGCGGGAGCGGATGGTCCCGATGCGCACGCCAGCGATTTTGGCGGCTTCCTCGTAGCTGTAGCCGAGCACTTGCGTGAGGACGATGGCTTCGCGCCTGTCGGGGGCGAGTTCGTTGAGGAGATTGTGGGCGTCGATAACTTCGGGCCACAGGTTCGGGTCGTCGGTGCTGGGCTGTTGGTTGGCGACGTCGTCGTAGCCACTGTTGGTGGCGCGCGGGCGACTGCGGTCGTGGCGCACGGAGTCGATCCAGGTGCGGCGCGCGATGGAGAGGAGCCACGTGCGGGCGGTGGAGCGGCCGGCGAAGCGTGGGAGGGCGCCGAGGGCGCGCAGGTAGGTTTCCTGGGTGAGGTCGTCGGCGGCGTCGTGTCCTGCGAGGTGGGCGAGGAGGCGCCAGACGTCGTCTTGGGTGGCGGCGATGAAGTCGGTGAGGGCAGCTTTGTCGCCCCGACCTGCCCGGAGGGCGAGGTCGGTGACGTACTGGCTATCGCTGCTGTTCACGAATAAAAAGGGTACCAGTATCGGGAAAACCCTTGATGTCACTCTGATATTCACGTATGGTATAAATAAACACCAACCCATAAGGAGGGCCTAACAATGGCAGAGAAGAACGTAGACCGCATCCTTTCGAACGGCGAACGTCCAGCGGGCAAGGGGCAAACTACCCAGCTCGCCGGCCAGCCCGTCCCATCGGAAAACGTGAGTGTTACGCAGGGCCGTCAGGGCGCGAATGTCCTGGATGACATTCACCTCATCGAGAAGCTTGCGCACTTCAACCGCGAGAATGTCCCCGAACGTATTCCACACGCGAAGGGCCACGGAGCATTCGGTGAGCTGCACATCACCGAGGACGTGTCCAAGTACACGAAGGCGAAGCTCTTCCAGCCTGGCACCGTCACCCCGATGGCTGCACGCTTC is a window of Corynebacterium pseudogenitalium DNA encoding:
- a CDS encoding helix-turn-helix domain-containing protein encodes the protein MLANEAEGRPVEIVPVQKELTTQQAADLLHVSRPHVVKLIDTGQLAGHKVGAHRRLYADDVFAFKRKRDAAQRANTDE
- a CDS encoding RNA polymerase sigma factor; the protein is MNSSDSQYVTDLALRAGRGDKAALTDFIAATQDDVWRLLAHLAGHDAADDLTQETYLRALGALPRFAGRSTARTWLLSIARRTWIDSVRHDRSRPRATNSGYDDVANQQPSTDDPNLWPEVIDAHNLLNELAPDRREAIVLTQVLGYSYEEAAKIAGVRIGTIRSRVARARKDIMRLTEQT